A part of Olleya sp. Bg11-27 genomic DNA contains:
- a CDS encoding peptidoglycan-binding domain-containing protein, with protein MKKLLISIIVIIIAIFAYNQYKTYQRFNPENTNYNVSQMIDIDYYDQEVVFGYHDAVQSLNAYITMQWSANGIDVISPENEEAETVLAVDRYANKMAKVKFYEVKLEQSKRLKDKGFSNKGVQLFENTGLTEEVYNKKIEADKFRNRLLSELPKSYLRSGEKSAFIYEVQKLLVKKGYDIPLDGVYKSITEKAILDFETKANLFADGNIDQLTLEALLD; from the coding sequence ATGAAAAAATTACTTATCTCTATAATTGTAATTATCATTGCAATTTTTGCATACAATCAATACAAAACGTATCAACGTTTTAATCCTGAAAACACAAATTATAACGTCAGTCAAATGATTGATATTGATTATTATGATCAAGAGGTTGTGTTTGGTTACCATGATGCTGTTCAAAGTTTGAATGCTTATATTACTATGCAATGGAGTGCTAATGGTATTGATGTTATTAGTCCCGAAAATGAGGAAGCAGAAACAGTGCTAGCTGTTGATCGTTATGCTAATAAAATGGCTAAGGTTAAATTCTATGAAGTTAAATTAGAACAGTCAAAACGACTTAAAGATAAAGGGTTCTCTAATAAAGGCGTTCAGCTTTTCGAAAATACAGGCTTAACAGAAGAAGTCTATAATAAAAAAATAGAAGCAGATAAATTTAGAAACAGATTATTGTCAGAATTACCTAAGTCATACTTACGGTCTGGGGAGAAAAGTGCTTTTATTTATGAGGTTCAAAAATTGTTGGTAAAAAAAGGTTACGATATACCTTTGGATGGTGTGTATAAATCTATAACAGAAAAAGCAATTTTAGATTTTGAAACTAAAGCTAACTTATTTGCGGATGGCAATATTGATCAATTAACTTTAGAGGCTTTACTAGATTAA
- a CDS encoding MFS transporter, which yields MAKNDPYAALRIREFNIFLLLRFALVFGWSMQFIVIEWEVYTLTKDPLYLGLIGLMEIIPAFSMALFAGHIVDQREKRNLLALCIAAFSLISLGLFLLTWDTVVGHWETNTILYCIYALVFFGGFLRSFFGPTIFSLIALLVPKKIYPNAATWSSSTWKAATVLGALFGGFFIGWIGVASTLCIVFVLVALAFVITFQIEKKPILNPNIGESVKESLKVGLKFVFNNKAILGALSLDMIAVLFGGAVALLSVFAQDILHVGPKGFGVLNASISIGSILTMFITTYLPVSKNAGKKLLISIFGFGICIIIFGMSKLFWVSVAALFFSGVTDGVSMVIRQTILQLKTPDHMRGRVASVNSMFVGSSNELGAFESGIAAKYLGGAARAVIFGGVMTLLTVAAIGAKNKTLRNLDLTKDIEDHEKEEE from the coding sequence ATGGCTAAAAATGATCCATACGCAGCATTAAGAATAAGAGAGTTTAATATCTTTTTATTATTAAGATTTGCCTTAGTTTTTGGTTGGTCCATGCAGTTTATTGTTATTGAGTGGGAAGTGTATACCTTAACTAAAGATCCCTTGTATTTAGGATTAATTGGATTAATGGAAATTATTCCTGCTTTTAGTATGGCTTTATTTGCGGGTCATATTGTAGACCAAAGAGAAAAACGAAATCTGTTAGCATTATGTATCGCAGCGTTTTCTTTAATTAGTTTGGGCTTGTTTTTATTGACTTGGGATACGGTTGTTGGTCATTGGGAAACCAATACTATTTTATACTGTATTTATGCTTTGGTCTTTTTTGGAGGTTTTTTACGATCGTTTTTTGGGCCTACTATTTTCTCTTTAATAGCTTTATTGGTTCCCAAAAAAATCTATCCTAATGCGGCGACCTGGAGCAGTAGTACTTGGAAAGCAGCAACCGTTTTAGGAGCTTTATTTGGAGGTTTTTTTATAGGATGGATTGGTGTGGCTAGCACATTATGTATTGTGTTTGTATTAGTGGCTTTGGCTTTTGTTATTACATTTCAGATAGAAAAGAAGCCTATTTTAAACCCTAATATTGGTGAGTCTGTAAAGGAGAGTTTAAAGGTTGGACTTAAGTTTGTGTTTAATAATAAAGCTATTTTAGGGGCTTTGTCTTTAGATATGATTGCTGTATTATTTGGTGGTGCAGTTGCTTTATTATCTGTTTTTGCTCAAGATATTTTACATGTTGGGCCAAAGGGCTTTGGTGTTTTAAATGCGTCAATATCTATTGGTAGTATATTAACTATGTTTATTACAACCTACTTGCCGGTTAGTAAAAATGCAGGTAAAAAGTTATTAATTTCCATTTTTGGTTTTGGAATTTGTATTATCATTTTCGGAATGTCCAAACTGTTTTGGGTCAGTGTTGCAGCCTTGTTTTTTTCTGGTGTAACAGATGGTGTATCCATGGTCATACGTCAAACCATATTACAATTAAAAACGCCTGATCACATGCGTGGTCGTGTAGCATCAGTAAACAGTATGTTTGTTGGGTCGTCTAATGAGCTTGGTGCTTTTGAAAGCGGTATTGCTGCTAAATATTTAGGTGGTGCTGCTAGAGCTGTAATTTTTGGTGGTGTCATGACATTGTTGACTGTCGCTGCTATTGGAGCAAAAAATAAAACCTTAAGAAACTTAGATTTAACTAAGGATATTGAGGATCATGAAAAAGAAGAGGAGTAG
- the recJ gene encoding single-stranded-DNA-specific exonuclease RecJ, with amino-acid sequence MRWTLKPKPNPETVKSLADSLQIDAPIASLLVQRGIENFEDAKSFFRPSLDHLHDPYLMKDMDKAVVRIEHAIANDENILVYGDYDVDGTTSVALMSSYLKTKTPLVATYIPDRYGEGYGVSYKGIDFAEDNDFGLIIALDCGVKAVDKVAYAKEKNIDFIICDHHRPGAVMPDAVAVLDPKQADCNYPYKELCGCGVGFKLIQALAGKDGQTIDDLLPYLDLVATAIGADIVPITGENRILAYHGLKVVNQKSRAGFRAIINQLKKDTLTITDVVFTIAPRINAAGRMKHGQYAVDLLTEVDFATAVTYAEEIEEFNTDRRETDKTITVEALAQIIENKEEQRLTSVVYQEDWHKGVIGIVASRLIETYYRPTLVFTKSGDKLAASARSVSGFDVYNALEACSEHIEQFGGHMYAAGLTLKEENYEAFKQAFEDEVSKTIDKNLLTPEIRIDTTLELSAIDDKFWRIVKQFAPFGPGNMTPIFMTEDLKDTGYGKCVGEDDKHIRCTVTQSDREKFVCIGFNLGDKLNLVKDKKRFKAVYSVDENHWQGNVSLQLKLRDLKE; translated from the coding sequence ATGCGCTGGACCTTAAAACCAAAACCTAATCCTGAAACTGTTAAATCTTTAGCAGATAGTTTGCAAATTGATGCACCCATTGCATCTCTTTTAGTGCAGCGAGGTATTGAAAATTTTGAGGATGCTAAATCTTTTTTTAGACCTAGCTTAGACCATTTACATGATCCGTATCTAATGAAGGATATGGATAAGGCTGTGGTGAGAATAGAGCACGCTATTGCTAATGATGAAAATATATTGGTATATGGCGATTATGATGTCGATGGCACGACTTCTGTGGCGTTAATGTCATCGTATTTAAAAACAAAAACACCCTTAGTTGCGACTTATATTCCCGATAGGTATGGCGAAGGTTACGGGGTCTCTTATAAAGGAATTGACTTTGCGGAAGACAATGATTTTGGTCTTATTATAGCATTAGATTGTGGTGTAAAGGCGGTAGATAAAGTCGCTTATGCGAAAGAAAAAAATATAGATTTTATAATTTGTGATCACCACAGACCAGGAGCAGTTATGCCAGATGCAGTCGCTGTTCTAGACCCTAAGCAAGCCGATTGTAATTACCCTTATAAAGAGTTATGTGGTTGTGGTGTTGGATTTAAATTAATCCAAGCCTTAGCAGGAAAAGATGGTCAAACTATTGATGATTTACTGCCATATTTAGATTTAGTAGCCACAGCAATTGGTGCTGATATTGTTCCCATTACAGGAGAAAATAGGATTTTGGCATACCACGGATTAAAAGTGGTGAATCAAAAGTCGAGAGCTGGATTTAGAGCGATTATCAATCAGCTTAAAAAAGACACATTAACTATTACAGATGTTGTGTTTACTATTGCGCCTCGTATTAATGCCGCAGGGCGAATGAAACATGGACAATATGCGGTAGATTTATTAACTGAAGTTGATTTTGCTACAGCGGTGACTTATGCTGAAGAAATAGAAGAATTTAATACAGACCGACGCGAAACGGATAAAACCATTACGGTTGAAGCGTTAGCACAAATAATAGAAAATAAAGAAGAACAAAGATTAACCTCTGTAGTGTATCAAGAAGATTGGCACAAAGGGGTTATTGGTATTGTAGCCTCAAGATTAATAGAGACGTATTACAGACCAACATTGGTGTTTACTAAAAGTGGGGATAAATTAGCAGCCTCTGCAAGATCAGTTTCTGGGTTTGATGTCTATAATGCTTTAGAGGCTTGTAGTGAGCATATCGAACAGTTTGGAGGGCATATGTATGCTGCAGGTTTAACACTTAAAGAAGAAAACTACGAAGCCTTTAAGCAGGCGTTTGAAGACGAAGTTTCTAAAACCATAGATAAAAATTTACTAACACCAGAAATTAGAATTGATACGACTTTAGAGTTGAGTGCTATTGACGATAAATTTTGGCGTATTGTTAAACAGTTTGCGCCTTTTGGACCTGGAAACATGACACCTATTTTTATGACCGAAGATTTAAAAGATACAGGTTACGGAAAATGCGTTGGAGAGGACGATAAGCATATTAGATGCACAGTGACACAATCTGACAGAGAAAAATTTGTGTGTATTGGTTTTAATTTAGGCGATAAATTAAACCTTGTAAAAGATAAAAAACGTTTTAAAGCGGTCTATTCTGTAGATGAAAATCATTGGCAAGGCAATGTGTCTTTGCAATTAAAATTAAGAGATTTAAAAGAGTAA
- a CDS encoding OsmC family protein has protein sequence MSHKITTNWKGNMLFDSDNPSGHHVLMDTDVEGKAREGLSPKALMLSSLAGCSGLDVVSILDKMKINSYDLKMEVEGLLTDEHPKYYHTVILDYHFTGDDLNEEKINRAVQLSVEKYCGVMEMFRRFAEVKTNVHFHNK, from the coding sequence ATGTCGCATAAAATTACAACCAATTGGAAAGGAAACATGTTATTCGATTCTGATAACCCAAGTGGTCACCATGTTTTAATGGATACAGATGTAGAAGGTAAAGCGCGTGAAGGATTGTCTCCTAAAGCCTTAATGTTGTCATCCTTAGCGGGTTGTTCTGGATTAGACGTTGTGTCTATTTTAGATAAAATGAAAATTAATAGCTATGATTTAAAAATGGAAGTTGAAGGTTTGTTAACTGACGAGCATCCTAAATATTATCATACCGTAATTTTAGATTATCATTTTACTGGTGACGATTTAAACGAAGAAAAAATAAATAGAGCAGTACAATTATCAGTTGAAAAATACTGTGGTGTTATGGAGATGTTTAGACGATTTGCGGAAGTTAAAACTAATGTGCATTTTCATAATAAGTAA
- a CDS encoding carboxymuconolactone decarboxylase family protein, giving the protein MPLITPLTADHDLETKELATFFNETLGFCPNSVLTMQRRPAISKAFINLNKAVMANEGRVTSALKRMIAWVSSNATGCRYCQAHAIRAAERYGAEQEQLDNIWEYRTHPAFNDAERAALDFSLAASQVPNAVDGEIKRRLHDHWDEGEIVEMLGVISLFGYLNRWNDSMGTTLEEDAIDSGNQYLGKHGFEVGKHV; this is encoded by the coding sequence ATGCCTTTAATAACACCTTTAACAGCAGATCACGATTTAGAAACTAAAGAACTGGCAACATTCTTTAACGAGACCCTTGGATTTTGTCCAAATTCGGTTTTAACCATGCAACGTAGACCTGCTATTAGCAAAGCCTTTATCAATTTAAACAAAGCGGTTATGGCTAATGAAGGTCGTGTAACCTCAGCTTTAAAACGAATGATTGCATGGGTAAGCAGTAATGCTACAGGTTGTCGTTATTGTCAAGCACATGCCATTAGAGCTGCAGAACGTTACGGAGCAGAACAAGAGCAATTAGATAACATCTGGGAATACAGAACACACCCTGCTTTTAATGATGCAGAGCGTGCTGCTTTAGATTTTAGTTTAGCTGCTAGTCAAGTACCAAATGCTGTTGATGGCGAAATCAAAAGACGTTTACACGACCATTGGGATGAAGGAGAAATTGTAGAAATGCTTGGTGTAATCTCTTTATTTGGATACCTAAACAGATGGAATGATAGTATGGGAACAACCTTAGAAGAAGATGCTATTGATAGTGGAAACCAATACTTAGGCAAACACGGTTTTGAAGTTGGAAAACACGTATAA
- a CDS encoding DUF4349 domain-containing protein: MKAMLLKNRFKILVITLCTFCYACNNNSYKESLTTETVDISDDFQIAESDKTVNSYKIDQSNIPLDLKIIKSATARYKVKNVKEATSKIKAIAQKNGAYISDLRFQNDLYKKENRFTIKVPQKYFDTVMDSVNIIVDFVEYENITTKDVTEEYIDIETRLKTKIEVKTRYETILRKNAKTVEDILKTEDKLRIIQEEIEAAQGRLKYLTNKVAFSTIQIDLYESVDYKETPESYTKTFWNSAKEGLFNGWYFIESFIIILINIWPLLLIGIISFFIVKKRFKK, translated from the coding sequence ATGAAAGCAATGCTCTTAAAAAATAGATTTAAAATTTTAGTAATTACATTATGTACATTTTGTTATGCGTGCAACAATAACTCGTATAAGGAATCTTTAACTACTGAAACAGTAGATATCTCTGATGATTTTCAAATAGCAGAATCAGACAAAACAGTTAACAGCTATAAAATAGATCAAAGTAACATTCCTTTAGATCTAAAAATTATTAAATCCGCAACTGCCCGTTATAAAGTAAAAAATGTAAAAGAAGCCACATCAAAAATTAAAGCTATTGCGCAAAAAAACGGAGCATATATTTCTGATTTAAGATTCCAGAATGATCTTTATAAAAAAGAGAATAGATTTACAATAAAAGTCCCTCAAAAATACTTTGATACCGTCATGGATTCCGTCAATATCATTGTTGATTTTGTCGAATATGAAAACATCACCACTAAAGATGTTACAGAGGAATATATTGACATAGAAACACGATTAAAAACTAAAATTGAAGTTAAGACACGTTACGAAACTATTTTACGCAAAAATGCCAAAACAGTTGAAGATATTTTAAAGACAGAAGATAAGCTACGCATTATACAAGAAGAAATAGAAGCTGCTCAAGGACGCTTAAAGTACCTAACTAACAAAGTGGCTTTTAGTACCATTCAAATAGATTTATACGAATCTGTAGATTATAAAGAAACGCCAGAAAGTTACACTAAAACATTTTGGAACAGCGCCAAAGAAGGCCTCTTTAATGGCTGGTATTTTATTGAATCTTTTATAATTATCCTTATCAACATTTGGCCTTTATTACTTATCGGAATCATTTCCTTTTTTATAGTCAAGAAACGTTTCAAAAAATAA
- a CDS encoding uracil-DNA glycosylase family protein: MEKLLDNISQCTICKAHLPLGPRPVVTAHVDSKIIIIGQAPGTKVHNSGIPWDDQSGKKLRQWLGVSDANFYDTKNFAIMPMGFCYPGKGKTGDLPPRKECAPEWHDVLLKQMPKVELVILIGAYAQKYYLKDRAKRTLTETVGDYKTYLPKYFPVPHPSPTNRFWRSKNPWFELSIVPELQKVVKQILK, from the coding sequence GTGGAGAAGCTTCTAGATAACATATCGCAATGTACTATTTGTAAAGCTCACTTGCCATTAGGTCCACGTCCAGTGGTAACAGCTCATGTAGACTCTAAAATTATAATCATTGGTCAAGCGCCAGGGACTAAAGTGCATAATTCAGGGATCCCTTGGGACGATCAAAGCGGTAAAAAGCTAAGGCAATGGTTAGGGGTAAGCGATGCTAATTTTTATGACACTAAAAATTTTGCCATTATGCCTATGGGATTTTGTTATCCTGGCAAAGGTAAAACAGGCGATTTACCACCAAGAAAAGAATGTGCTCCAGAATGGCATGATGTACTGCTTAAACAGATGCCAAAAGTGGAGTTGGTGATACTTATCGGTGCCTATGCGCAAAAGTATTATTTAAAAGATAGAGCAAAACGCACGTTGACAGAAACCGTTGGCGACTATAAAACCTACTTACCAAAGTACTTTCCTGTGCCACATCCATCACCTACCAATCGTTTTTGGCGAAGTAAAAACCCTTGGTTTGAATTGTCTATCGTGCCAGAATTGCAGAAGGTTGTAAAGCAAATTTTAAAATAA
- a CDS encoding HopJ type III effector protein codes for MTITAFKFKLKNTPNTIAFAETMQVVDTYFDFTPTAFTNGLVQNAEGENSGSCKVFAFAKTEALSKTETLACFGQYYFDEVLNDPNGTGHQNIRNFMITGFEGLHFNQSPLTRK; via the coding sequence ATGACTATAACAGCGTTTAAATTCAAATTAAAAAACACACCAAATACAATCGCTTTCGCGGAAACGATGCAAGTAGTGGATACGTATTTTGATTTTACACCAACAGCTTTTACAAATGGTTTGGTGCAAAATGCTGAAGGAGAAAATTCGGGATCATGTAAAGTGTTTGCTTTTGCAAAAACAGAAGCTTTATCTAAAACCGAAACCTTGGCCTGTTTTGGGCAGTATTATTTTGATGAGGTTTTAAACGATCCCAACGGAACAGGTCATCAAAATATCAGAAACTTTATGATAACAGGTTTTGAAGGGTTACATTTTAATCAAAGCCCATTAACCAGAAAATAA
- the rsmI gene encoding 16S rRNA (cytidine(1402)-2'-O)-methyltransferase, producing MSKLYIVPTPIGNLKDMTFRAIEVLKDVDLILAEDTRTSGKLLKHYEIGTQMQSHHMHNEHKTVDNLVQKLKAGVSIALISDAGTPAISDPGFLLTRACIEHGIEVDCLPGATAFVPALVNSGFPNDKFIFEGFLPVKKGRQTRLKLLAEETRTIIFYESPHKLIKTLGHFCEYLGEDRPVSVSRELTKLYEETIRGTTKEVLEHYTNKPPKGEIVIVVGGKSK from the coding sequence ATGAGTAAATTATACATAGTTCCAACACCAATTGGAAACCTTAAAGACATGACATTTAGAGCTATTGAAGTTTTAAAGGACGTCGATTTAATTTTAGCAGAAGATACACGTACCTCAGGGAAATTATTAAAACATTACGAGATCGGTACGCAAATGCAAAGCCACCATATGCATAATGAGCATAAAACGGTGGATAATTTGGTACAAAAATTGAAAGCAGGAGTAAGCATTGCTCTAATAAGTGATGCGGGTACGCCAGCTATTTCTGATCCAGGATTTTTATTAACTAGAGCGTGTATAGAACATGGTATTGAAGTAGATTGCCTTCCGGGAGCAACTGCGTTTGTACCCGCATTAGTAAATAGTGGTTTTCCAAATGATAAGTTTATTTTTGAAGGCTTTTTACCAGTAAAGAAAGGGCGTCAAACAAGATTAAAATTATTAGCTGAAGAGACTAGAACCATCATCTTTTACGAAAGCCCGCATAAGTTAATCAAAACCTTAGGTCATTTCTGCGAGTATCTTGGAGAAGATAGACCCGTCTCTGTTTCTAGAGAATTAACTAAATTATACGAGGAAACGATTCGTGGAACCACAAAAGAGGTTTTAGAACATTACACTAATAAGCCACCTAAAGGGGAAATTGTAATTGTGGTAGGTGGAAAAAGTAAATAG
- a CDS encoding DoxX family protein, whose amino-acid sequence MKQTSIKNILYWITTILVCAIFLYSAQMYFFNTEMAQGYFKSLSYPSYIVIPLAIIKVLGVVMILWRKSTWLTEWAYAGFFFDVILATVAHYNAGQGLFGLSFYAVFLVLISYFLGKDVRQKNKLVI is encoded by the coding sequence ATGAAACAAACATCTATAAAGAACATATTATATTGGATTACAACTATTTTGGTTTGCGCTATATTTTTGTATTCTGCGCAAATGTATTTTTTTAATACTGAAATGGCACAAGGCTATTTTAAAAGCTTAAGTTACCCTAGTTATATCGTTATTCCTTTGGCTATTATAAAAGTGCTTGGAGTGGTCATGATTTTATGGCGTAAAAGCACTTGGTTGACAGAATGGGCTTATGCAGGTTTCTTCTTTGATGTCATACTAGCTACGGTTGCTCACTATAATGCTGGTCAAGGCCTTTTTGGCTTATCCTTTTATGCTGTTTTTTTAGTATTAATCTCTTACTTTTTAGGTAAAGATGTGCGTCAAAAAAATAAATTAGTTATTTAA
- a CDS encoding thymidine kinase, which produces MFLENTVNQKEQFGWIEVICGSMFSGKTEELIRRLKRAQFAKQKVEIFKPAIDTRYDEEMVVSHDSNEIRSTPVPAAANIPILADGCDVVGIDEAQFFDDEIVRVCNDLANKGIRVIVAGLDMDFKGNPFGPMPNLMATAEYVTKVHAVCTRTGNLAQYSFRKSANDNLVLLGETEEYEPLSRAAYYKATLREKIKDIKVQDAEEVDQKLNTSNDQ; this is translated from the coding sequence ATGTTTCTCGAAAATACAGTAAATCAAAAAGAACAATTTGGATGGATTGAAGTCATCTGTGGATCAATGTTTTCTGGTAAAACAGAAGAGCTAATCCGCAGGCTTAAACGTGCCCAATTTGCTAAACAAAAAGTTGAAATCTTTAAACCAGCTATTGACACACGTTATGACGAAGAGATGGTTGTCTCTCACGATTCTAACGAAATCAGATCGACTCCCGTACCCGCAGCTGCAAATATTCCAATATTAGCAGACGGCTGTGATGTGGTTGGTATTGACGAAGCACAATTTTTTGATGATGAGATTGTCAGAGTTTGTAACGACTTAGCAAACAAAGGTATTCGTGTTATTGTTGCTGGATTAGATATGGACTTTAAAGGAAACCCTTTTGGGCCAATGCCTAATCTAATGGCGACTGCCGAGTATGTCACAAAAGTACATGCAGTATGCACCAGAACAGGAAATCTGGCGCAATATAGTTTCAGAAAATCTGCAAATGATAATCTTGTATTATTGGGTGAAACAGAAGAATATGAGCCATTAAGCAGAGCTGCATATTACAAAGCTACCCTACGCGAAAAAATCAAAGACATTAAAGTACAGGATGCCGAAGAAGTTGATCAAAAACTGAATACAAGCAATGATCAATAA
- the alr gene encoding alanine racemase — MNKAQETVLEIDLNALKHNFEYLKSKLSENTKFLAVVKAFAYGSDAEEVAKYLETLDIDYFAVAYTYEGVALRDAGVTTPILVLHPLPVSFDTIIERCLEPSLYSKRLLNLFIACAETHKQHNYPVHLKFNTGLNRLGFVEEDIPEIAETLSKSEALKVQSLFSHLAESEELEHPDFTLKQIECFNTIYKKVYTYLDYKPVLHLCNTSGLLNYPEAHFDMVRSGIGLYGFGNDPEFNKHLQPIASLKTIISQIHYLKKGESLGYNRGYITKKDTITATLPIGHADGIKRQYGNGHGFVTINNQKAYILGNVCMDMIMVDVTNIDCQEGDEVIIFDPNHTAEALAENVNSISYELLTAVSQRIKRVIYR, encoded by the coding sequence ATCAATAAGGCTCAAGAAACCGTTTTAGAAATAGATTTAAATGCCCTAAAACATAATTTTGAGTATTTAAAATCTAAACTCTCCGAAAATACAAAATTTCTAGCTGTCGTAAAAGCATTTGCTTACGGTAGTGATGCTGAAGAAGTTGCAAAATATCTTGAAACATTAGATATAGATTACTTTGCAGTCGCTTATACTTATGAGGGGGTTGCACTGCGTGATGCAGGTGTAACCACTCCTATTTTAGTATTGCACCCACTACCCGTTAGTTTTGATACAATTATAGAACGTTGCTTGGAGCCAAGTTTATACTCCAAGCGTCTACTAAATCTTTTTATCGCTTGCGCTGAAACACATAAGCAACACAACTACCCTGTTCATTTAAAATTTAATACAGGCCTAAATAGACTAGGTTTTGTAGAAGAAGATATTCCTGAAATTGCAGAAACACTATCTAAATCCGAAGCCCTAAAAGTACAAAGTCTGTTTTCTCACTTAGCAGAAAGCGAAGAACTGGAACATCCGGATTTCACCTTAAAGCAAATAGAATGCTTCAATACGATTTATAAAAAAGTATATACTTACTTAGACTACAAACCAGTCCTTCATTTATGTAATACCTCCGGATTATTAAATTATCCTGAAGCACATTTTGATATGGTCAGAAGCGGTATAGGGTTATACGGTTTTGGAAACGACCCAGAATTTAATAAACACCTACAACCAATAGCCTCTCTAAAAACTATTATCTCTCAAATTCATTATTTAAAAAAAGGAGAGAGCTTAGGATACAATAGAGGTTACATTACTAAAAAAGACACCATAACAGCGACATTACCAATTGGTCATGCTGATGGTATTAAAAGGCAATATGGCAATGGTCATGGCTTTGTAACCATAAACAACCAAAAAGCGTACATACTAGGAAACGTTTGTATGGACATGATTATGGTAGACGTCACCAATATTGACTGTCAAGAAGGTGATGAAGTCATTATTTTTGACCCAAATCATACCGCAGAGGCTTTAGCTGAAAATGTAAACTCTATCTCATACGAGTTGTTGACCGCTGTATCTCAACGGATAAAACGTGTAATTTATCGATAA
- the mscL gene encoding large conductance mechanosensitive channel protein MscL: MLKEFKNFIMTGNVIDFAVAVIMAGALGAVINGFVSKIAMPLIGLVTGGASFSDQFWTPGDQVFATVAAAKEAGVAAVEYGAWIDTIISLLVVGFVMFLIVKAYNKTKKPVEAAAPAGPSDNQLLMEIRDALKK; the protein is encoded by the coding sequence ATGCTTAAAGAATTTAAGAATTTTATTATGACAGGTAACGTAATTGATTTTGCAGTTGCTGTAATTATGGCCGGAGCTCTTGGAGCAGTTATAAACGGTTTCGTTTCTAAAATAGCTATGCCTCTTATAGGTTTAGTTACTGGAGGAGCAAGTTTCTCTGACCAGTTTTGGACTCCTGGAGATCAAGTATTTGCTACTGTTGCTGCCGCTAAGGAAGCAGGTGTTGCTGCTGTAGAATATGGTGCGTGGATTGATACAATCATAAGCTTACTTGTTGTTGGTTTTGTAATGTTCTTAATTGTTAAAGCATATAACAAAACTAAAAAACCAGTTGAGGCTGCTGCACCTGCAGGACCTTCTGATAACCAATTACTAATGGAAATCAGAGACGCTTTAAAAAAGTAA